A window of the Sabethes cyaneus chromosome 1, idSabCyanKW18_F2, whole genome shotgun sequence genome harbors these coding sequences:
- the LOC128738713 gene encoding small glutamine-rich tetratricopeptide repeat-containing protein beta-like, with product MSDIEAKFFVRSFIRFLNSQREQPNFSSDSRESLEVAIQCLENVYEIAPEEQQAAGDAEDRENPLNHIDLFEVYRSAFTNVTPERKQEAENMKNEGNRLMKEEKFQEALNMYSKAISLDATNPVFYCNRAAAYNRMGDYQRAANDCRMSLRYDPNYSKAFGRLGLAYSKMNKHEQALEAYQNALRIDPNNEDYKNNMNVTQQRLQEIRAAPAAAGARPELGGAADLAGIDLAAALNNPTLVNMATRMMYDPAIQSMLGQLSGMNNLDALLETGRQLAVQMSNQNPDVLANVIRQIGQGGGGMPPGAAPNPEENGTNDRGNDNGNGDNQPQPPPSGN from the exons ATGAGTGACATCGAGGCAAAATTCTTTGTACGCTCGTTCATACGTTTTCTGAACAGCCAACGGGAGCAGCCGAATTTTAGTTCCGATTCCCGGGAAAGTCTGGAGGTGGCAATTCAGTGCTTGGAAAATGTTTACGAAATTGCTCCGGAAGAACAGCAGGCGGCCGGTGATGCAGAAGACCGGGAGAATCCGCTGAACCATATAGACCTATTCGAGGTATACCGGAGCGCCTTTACCAACGTGACACCAGAGAGGAAGCAAGAAGCGGAGAATATGAAGAATGAAGGCAACCGGCTTATGAAAGAGGAAAAGTTCCAGGAAGCACTAAATATGTATAGTAAGGCCATCAGTTTGGATGCTACCAATCCGGTGTTTTATTGTAATCGTGCTGCGGCTTATAATCGGATGGGAGACTACCAGCGAGCTGCAAATGATTGCCGAATGTCACTACGGTACGATCCGAACTATAGCAAAGCATTCGGTCGATTGGGGTTGGCCTATTCCAAGATGAACAAGCATGAGCAAGCACTAGAAGCTTATCAAAATGCGCTCCGAATCGATCCGAACAATGAGGACTACAAGAACAATATGAACGTTACACAACAGCGGTTACAGGAAATACGAGCAGCACCCGCTGCTGCCGGAGCTCGTCCGGAACTGGGTGGTGCCGCTGATCTAGCTGGAATCGATTTAGCTGCGGCTCTCAATAATCCGACGCTTGTCAACATGGCTACTAGGATGATGTACGATCCGGCAATTCAGTCTAT GTTGGGTCAGCTGAGTGGCATGAATAATCTTGATGCCCTGCTGGAAACCGGCCGACAGTTGGCTGTACAAATGAGCAACCAAAATCCAGATGTGCTTGCGAACGTGATCCGTCAGATAGGGCAGGGTGGTGGTGGAATGCCACCGGGTGCTGCCCCGAATCCGGAGGAGAATGGCACGAATGATCGCGGCAACGACAACGGCAACGGAGATAATCAACCGCAGCCTCCACCGTCGGGAAATTAG